Proteins encoded in a region of the Panicum hallii strain FIL2 chromosome 3, PHallii_v3.1, whole genome shotgun sequence genome:
- the LOC112887528 gene encoding probable inactive receptor kinase At5g58300: MWHLRLIAILSAALFFTHVPCARGADLNSDKQALLAFAASLPHGRKLNWTSTTQVCTSWVGITCTPNGKRVREVRLPAIGLFGPIPGGTLGKLDALEVLSLRSNRLTINLPPDVASIPSLHSLYLQHNNLSGIIPSTVSSSLTFLDLSYNSFNGEIPLKVQDITGLTALLLQNNSLSGPIPDLHLPKLRHLDLSNNNLSGPIPPFLQKFPASSFFGNAFLCGFPLEPCPGTTPSPISPSPQNGQRSIWKGLSRGVIVAIAAGVGTIVLLLIIILLVCIFKRKKDREPGAASSSSKGKANAGGRAEKSKAEYSSGIQEAERNKLFFFEGCSYNFDLEDLLRASAEVLGKGSYGTTYKAVLEDGTTVVVKRLKEVVAGKKEFEQQMELIGKVCQHQNTIPLRAYYYSKDEKLLVYDYVPLGSLSAALHGNKAAGRNPLDWEARVKIALGTARGMAYLHEEGGGRFVHGNIKSSNILISQELSACVTEFGLAQLMAPPHVHPRLVGYRSPEVLETKKPTQKSDVYSFGVLLLEMLTGKAPLRSPGREDSIEHLPRWVQSVVREEWTSEVFDVDLLRHPNVEDEMVQMLQVAMACVAVVPEERPRMEEVVGRIEEIRNSYSETKTSPEDNPREGAF; the protein is encoded by the exons ATGTGGCATCTGAGGCTTATAGCTATTCTTTCTGCTGCTCTTTTCTTTACGCACGTTCCTTGTGCCAGAGGTGCTGACCTGAACTCCGATAAGCAGGCCCTTCTTGCATTTGCTGCGTCACTGCCTCATGGCAGAAAGCTCAACTGGACCTCCACAACCCAAGTATGCACATCCTGGGTTGGGATTACATGCACACCTAATGGTAAGCGTGTACGTGAAGTGCGGCTACCTGCAATAGGGCTATTTGGTCCTATCCCTGGGGGCACACTTGGCAAGCTTGATGCCCTAGAGGTGTTGAGCCTTAGGTCAAATCGTCTCACTATTAATCTCCCTCCTGATGTAGCATCCATTCCTTCTCTGCACTCCCTTTATCTTCAGCACAATAACTTGTCCGGAATTATACCAAGCACAGTGTCTTCCAGCCTAACATTCTTAGACCTGTCATATAATTCCTTCAATGGAGAAATCCCGTTGAAAGTGCAAGATATCACTGGACTGACTGCATTGCTTCTCCAAAACAACTCTCTTTCTGGACCCATCCCTGACCTTCACCTCCCCAAATTGAGACATTTGGATTTGAGTAACAATAACCTCAGTGGACCTATACCACCTTTCCTGCAGAAGTTCCCAGCTAGTTCTTTCTTCGGAAATGCCTTTCTATGTGGATTTCCACTGGAACCATGTCCAGGAACCACACCTTCTCCAATATCACCGTCACCCCAAAATGGCCAAAGAAGCATATGGAAAGGGCTCAGCCGTGGTGTCATTGTTGCAATAGCTGCTGGAGTAGGGACCATAGTATTGCTTTTGATTATCATCCTCTTGGTATGCATCTTCAAAAGAAAGAAAGACAGAGAGCCTGGTGcggcatcatcttcatccaAAGGAAAGGCTAATGCTGGTGGAAGGGCAGAAAAATCCAAGGCAGAATACAGCAGCGGTATTCAAGAAGCAGAGAGGAATAAATTGTTTTTCTTTGAGGGATGTTCATATAATTTCGACTTGGAGGATTTGTTGAGGGCTTCAGCTGAAGTCCTTGGAAAAGGAAGTTATGGGACTACCTACAAAGCTGTTCTTGAGGATGGCACGACTGTAGTGGTCAAGAGACTGAAGGAAGTGGTGGCAGGAAAGAAGGAATTCGAACAGCAGATGGAGCTAATTGGCAAGGTTTGCCAGCATCAGAACACCATCCCATTGCGTGCTTACTATTACTCCAAGGATGAGAAGCTCTTGGTGTATGACTATGTCCCGTTGGGTAGCCTTTCTGCTGCTTTGCATG GGAATAAAGCTGCTGGAAGAAATCCACTGGACTGGGAGGCGAGAGTGAAAATAGCTCTGGGCACTGCACGCGGGATGGCTTATCTTCACGAGGAGGGTGGCGGGAGGTTCGTCCACGGGAACATCAAGTCAAGCAACATCCTCATCTCCCAGGAACTCAGCGCGTGCGTCACCGAGTTCGGCCTCGCCCAGCTCATGGCCCCGCCCCACGTCCACCCGCGGCTCGTCGGCTACCGCTCGCCCGAGGTCCTCGAGACCAAGAAGCCGACGCAGAAATCCGACGTCTACAGCTTCGGCGTCCTGCTCCTCGAGATGCTCACAGGTAAAGCCCCTCTGCGATCCCCCGGCCGCGAGGACTCCATCGAGCACCTCCCCCGGTGGGTGCAGTCCGTGGTGCGGGAGGAGTGGACGTCGGAGGTCTTCGACGTCGACCTGCTGAGGCACCCGAACGTCGAGGACGAGATGGTCCAGATGCTCCAGGTCGCTATGGCGTGCGTTGCCGTCGTCCCCGAGGAGCGGCCTCGGATGGAGGAGGTGGTCGGGAGGATCGAGGAGATCCGGAACTCCTACTCGGAGACGAAGACCTCCCCGGAGGATAACCCGAGGGAGGGAGCCTTCTGA
- the LOC112887460 gene encoding mucin-5AC, which yields MEDLLGSEIGKNDYDWLLTPPGTPRIPALEVAEKTPSSNILPKRTTARSSSTTRASRLSVSQTENGHSTVPTRPARSNSVSRPSIQSTLMNGNNRTSVLNTSISSVTSRPTTPSRRSSTSAAPRQSVPASRPVPARSSTPVKTRPSTPAKTRPSTPTRTRPTAPNSSTDSAAAKTTSAHNSRPSTPNSRSRIMPNSSSGPTHATSRPSPSSGTMSRPGSSSGNVHGISRATSLSSTSVPSMSRSNSRSSTPTRQPATRSSAPAIGRSPSVGRSSSISSFTSVSRSAASSGRNSAPSSAPSSRPSSPNPRPRAPVRPLDIPDFPSETPPNLRTKLPERPLSAGRSRPGMALGIRSNPNTEPSATSAPVKKVSVPAVSRSKFSDPSSKTPTLTNGHQNRQAERSVIDSQPNRPSRPATGTDNGFGRSISKRSLDMAIKHMDIRQNLGGIRGASLFPQSIRSAAAKARPARASDPGHGISNGDRHYADNGSSVNGHLSGDSNGAPSRNGGSSTASPDRASVGTKETLSELDMYGSSRYEAMLLREDARNTSWLHGFDDKPDQSPLFDHRFEPLPEPFSPL from the exons GCTTCTAACTCCGCCTGGGACCCCACGTATTCCTGCACTGGAGGTTGCTGAGAAAACACCATCCTCAAATATATTGCCGAAGCGCACTACTGCTAGGTCGTCCTCAACTACTAGAGCATCTAGG CTTTCAGTATCTCAAACAGAGAATGGGCATTCGACGGTTCCCACTAGACCAGCAAGAAGTAACTCTGTCAGCCGACCTTCTATCCAGTCTACTCTCATGAATGGCAACAACAGGACATCAGTTCTCAATACAAGCATTTCCTCAGTCACTTCAAGACCTACAACCCCTAGCAGGCGAAGCAGCACTTCTGCTGCACCAAGACAATCAGTTCCAGCTTCACGTCCAGTGCCTGCAAGATCCTCTACTCCTGTTAAAACTCGTCCATCTACACCAGCCAAAACTCGTCCATCTACTCCTACGAGAACTCGTCCAACAGCCCCAAACTCTTCAACTGATTCAGCTGCTGCCAAGACCACTTCCGCACATAATTCAAGGCCATCAACTCCGAATTCTCGGTCCCGTATAATGCCCAATTCATCTTCTGGTCCAACTCACGCGACAAGTCGCCCAAGCCCATCCTCTGGTACAATGAGCCGGCCAGGGTCTTCCTCAGGCAATGTTCATGGGATAAGCCGTGCCACCTCATTGTCCTCAACTTCTGTTCCTTCAATGAGCCGTTCCAACTCGCGATCATCTACACCTACACGCCAGCCTGCAACTCGTTCATCAGCCCCAGCTATCGGTCGCTCTCCTTCTGTTGGACGGAGTTCTAGCATCAGTAGCTTTACATCTGTCTCCCGGTCTGCAGCCAGTAGTGGGCGGAACTCAGCACCTTCATCAGCTCCGTCATCTCGTCCAAGTTCTCCGAATCCACGACCTCGAGCTCCTGTGCGGCCACTTGATATCCCTGATTTCCCAAGCGAAACTCCACCAAATTTAAGGACAAAATTGCCTGAAAGACCACTATCTGCTGGCAGATCAAGGCCAGGAATGGCTTTAGGCATAAGGTCTAATCCAAATACTGAACCTTCAGCTACGTCAGCTCCTGTGAAGAAGGTCTCTGTGCCTGCTGTGAGTCGAAGTAAATTTTCTGATCCATCATCAAAGACGCCTACACTCACAAATGGACACCAAAATCGACAGGCTGAAAGGTCCGTTATTGATAGTCAACCTAATAGACCATCAAGGCCTGCCACAGGCACTGATAATGGATTTGGGAGGTCGATATCAAAGAGGTCACTTGACATGGCTATCAAACACATG GACATTCGGCAGAACTTGGGTGGCATTCGCGGCGCATCCCTCTTCCCCCAGAGCATCCGTTCGGCCGCTGCCAAGGCCCGTCCAGCTCGGGCGTCAGACCCGGGGCACGGCATCTCAAACGGCGACCGGCACTACGCGGACAACGGGAGCAGCGTGAACGGGCACCTCTCCGGGGACTCGAACGGGGCCCCCTCGCGCAACGGCGGCAGCTCAACCGCGTCGCCGGACCGGGCGAGCGTCGGGACCAAGGAGACCCTGAGCGAGCTGGACATGTACGGCAGCTCGCGCTACGAGGCGATGCTGCTGCGGGAGGACGCGCGCAACACCAGCTGGCTGCACGGCTTCGACGACAAGCCCGACCAGAGCCCGCTGTTCGACCACCGGTTCGAGCCGCTGCCGGAGCCCTTCAGCCCGCTATGA